A stretch of the Candidatus Polarisedimenticolaceae bacterium genome encodes the following:
- the erpA gene encoding iron-sulfur cluster insertion protein ErpA, translating into MIQLSERAVGKVKELLTSDNKTGFGLRVAIHGGGCSGFQYGLTFENQERPNDNVIDFDGLKVYVDAMSGMYLEGVKIDYVESLEGSGFKIENPNASGTCGCGHSFQA; encoded by the coding sequence ATGATTCAGCTGAGCGAACGGGCCGTCGGCAAGGTCAAGGAGCTTCTGACTTCCGACAACAAGACCGGCTTCGGCCTGCGCGTCGCGATCCACGGCGGCGGGTGCTCGGGGTTCCAGTACGGGCTCACCTTCGAGAACCAGGAGCGGCCCAACGATAACGTGATCGACTTCGACGGCCTCAAGGTCTACGTGGACGCGATGTCGGGGATGTACCTCGAAGGGGTCAAGATCGACTACGTCGAGAGCCTCGAGGGATCCGGCTTCAAGATCGAGAATCCGAACGCGAGCGGCACCTGCGGTTGCGGGCACAGCTTCCAGGCCTGA
- a CDS encoding Fe(2+)-trafficking protein codes for MADVTCSRCKNHAPGLPRAPLPGPMGQTILANVCAACWKEWLGMQVKYINEYRLNPMDPRHFEFLLQQAAAFLGLPGAGPAAPDPGTQS; via the coding sequence ATGGCCGATGTCACGTGCTCGCGTTGCAAGAACCACGCACCCGGTCTTCCGAGGGCGCCCCTTCCCGGTCCCATGGGGCAGACGATCCTGGCGAACGTCTGCGCCGCCTGCTGGAAGGAATGGCTCGGGATGCAGGTCAAGTACATCAACGAGTACCGCTTGAATCCGATGGATCCGCGTCACTTCGAGTTCCTGCTCCAGCAGGCAGCGGCGTTCCTCGGCCTTCCCGGCGCCGGGCCTGCCGCGCCGGATCCCGGGACCCAATCGTGA
- a CDS encoding DUF3467 domain-containing protein: MANESEIHIKIPEDVLRGVYANQMVVRHSREEFVIDFVNVCPPEGVVNARVIVSPSHLKRMIAALAENLGRYEARFGTLTTSDEPPSPKFQN, translated from the coding sequence ATGGCGAACGAGAGCGAGATTCACATCAAGATCCCCGAGGACGTGCTGCGCGGCGTCTACGCGAACCAGATGGTCGTGCGTCACAGCCGCGAGGAGTTCGTGATCGACTTCGTCAACGTGTGCCCGCCCGAAGGGGTCGTGAACGCGCGCGTGATCGTGAGCCCCAGTCATCTCAAGAGGATGATCGCCGCCCTCGCCGAGAACCTCGGCCGCTACGAGGCGCGCTTCGGGACCTTGACGACGTCCGACGAGCCGCCGAGCCCCAAGTTCCAGAACTGA
- a CDS encoding glycine C-acetyltransferase — protein MSGLDTRLAGELDGFRKAGVYKRLNYLDSPQSAWTTMEGRGRVLILSSNNYAGLCDAPEVVKAGQEALARYGAGTGSVRFICGTFTIHRELEQALARFVGTEAALTYVSCWTANEGLMPAILDEQDVVISDALNHASIIDSVRQCKAARRVYKHSDMGELRSLLEASASARTRFIVTDGVFSMEGDIAKLPEIVELARRHDAVVAVDDSHATGVLGRTGRGTAEHFGLLGEIGVVTSTLGKALGGAAGGFTAGSAALVDYLVQRSRPQLFSNALPPTVAASALAAVRTLESQPERITRLHENARYFRSGVEALGLKPLPGETPIVPIILGETAKAIRASELLLEAGVFVTGFGYPVVPQGEARVRCQISAAHTKDDLDFALAAFKKVGGQLGLI, from the coding sequence GTGAGCGGCCTCGACACCCGTCTCGCCGGCGAGCTCGACGGGTTCCGCAAGGCCGGGGTCTACAAGCGACTCAACTACCTGGACAGCCCGCAGTCGGCATGGACGACGATGGAGGGGCGCGGCCGCGTCCTCATCCTGTCGTCGAACAACTACGCAGGCCTCTGCGACGCGCCCGAGGTCGTGAAGGCGGGGCAGGAGGCGCTCGCCAGGTACGGGGCGGGCACCGGCTCGGTCCGGTTCATCTGCGGCACGTTCACGATCCATCGCGAGCTGGAGCAGGCGCTCGCCCGCTTCGTCGGGACCGAGGCCGCGCTCACGTACGTCTCCTGCTGGACGGCGAACGAAGGGCTGATGCCGGCGATCCTCGACGAGCAGGACGTCGTCATCTCGGACGCCCTGAACCACGCGAGCATCATCGACAGCGTCCGGCAGTGCAAGGCGGCGCGTCGCGTCTACAAGCACTCGGACATGGGGGAGCTGAGATCGCTCCTCGAGGCGTCGGCGTCCGCGCGGACCCGCTTCATCGTCACCGACGGCGTCTTCAGCATGGAGGGCGACATCGCGAAACTGCCCGAGATCGTCGAGCTGGCGCGGCGCCACGACGCGGTCGTCGCGGTCGACGATTCCCACGCCACCGGGGTGCTCGGCCGCACCGGCCGGGGCACGGCGGAGCACTTCGGTCTCTTGGGCGAGATCGGCGTCGTCACTTCGACGCTCGGGAAGGCGCTCGGGGGTGCTGCCGGCGGGTTCACCGCCGGGTCGGCAGCGCTCGTCGACTACCTCGTGCAGCGCTCCCGGCCCCAGCTCTTCTCGAACGCGCTGCCACCGACCGTCGCGGCGAGCGCGCTCGCCGCGGTCCGCACGCTCGAGTCGCAGCCCGAGCGCATCACGCGCCTCCACGAGAACGCGCGCTACTTCCGCTCCGGGGTCGAAGCGTTGGGTCTGAAGCCACTGCCGGGCGAGACGCCGATCGTCCCGATCATCCTCGGCGAGACGGCGAAGGCGATCCGCGCGAGCGAGCTGCTCCTCGAGGCGGGCGTCTTCGTGACCGGCTTCGGCTATCCGGTCGTGCCGCAGGGCGAGGCGCGCGTGCGGTGCCAGATCTCGGCGGCCCACACGAAGGACGATCTCGACTTCGCGCTCGCCGCGTTCAAGAAGGTCGGCGGTCAGCTCGGGCTGATCTGA
- the dxs gene encoding 1-deoxy-D-xylulose-5-phosphate synthase: MDDVIRDGFDDLAGRESRAESRGSVLDRVRAPADLRTLSPSDLERLCGEIRDYIIDVVSQKGGHLGASLGVVELTVALARVLDLPRDRIVWDTGHQAYVYKVLTGRKDALWSIRQYGGISGFLKREESPFDTFGAGHASTAISAALGVAAARDLAKETRKVVAVMGDGAMTGGLAYEALNNAGHSGRDLLVVLNDNGMSISPNVGALAHYLTGIQMNPRLRKWRHDGLAAVSKLPRVGGRAKDLATRLESAIKTAIVPGGLFEALGFNYIGPVDGHDLPALLDLLPKVLDRRGPVLLHVMTRKGKGLPVAEADHEGFHGVSPFDKVTGKAIAAGAGSSPGYTAVFGKAMLEAAAAFPRMVAITAAMPTGTGLSAFQERFPDRFYDVGIAEAHGVCFAAGLGCEGARPVVTIYSTFLQRAFDQIVHDVALQHVPVVFAIDRAGLVGADGPTHHGVLDLSYLRCVPGLVVAAPRDGNELRDLLWTGLSQEAGPFAIRYPRDTVPAGFEPDRAPRVLTVGSWEVLAEGRDLSLLAVGAMVETAKAAREALAVAGIDAGLVNCRFVKPVDRALLRSFRASSPLLVTIEENSVRGGFADAVTEALLEDGGALGPILALGLPDAFVTHGSRGELLAEVGLDAEGIASRVRAALAR, encoded by the coding sequence ATGGACGATGTGATTCGCGACGGGTTCGACGATCTCGCCGGGAGGGAATCCCGGGCCGAGTCTCGCGGGTCCGTGCTCGATCGCGTTCGCGCCCCGGCCGATCTCCGCACGCTCTCCCCCTCCGATCTCGAGCGGCTCTGCGGTGAGATCCGCGACTACATCATCGACGTCGTCTCGCAGAAGGGCGGGCATCTCGGCGCGAGCCTCGGCGTTGTCGAGCTGACCGTCGCGCTCGCGCGCGTCCTCGATCTTCCACGGGACCGGATCGTCTGGGATACGGGTCATCAGGCCTACGTCTACAAGGTGTTGACGGGGCGCAAGGACGCGCTCTGGAGCATCCGGCAGTACGGCGGAATCTCGGGGTTCCTCAAGCGTGAGGAGAGCCCGTTCGACACCTTCGGCGCGGGACACGCGTCGACGGCGATCTCCGCCGCGCTCGGCGTCGCCGCCGCGCGCGACCTCGCGAAGGAGACGCGGAAGGTCGTCGCGGTCATGGGCGACGGCGCCATGACCGGCGGCCTCGCCTACGAGGCGCTCAACAATGCCGGCCATTCGGGGCGCGACCTCCTCGTGGTCTTGAACGACAACGGGATGTCGATCTCGCCGAACGTCGGCGCGCTGGCGCACTATCTGACCGGCATCCAGATGAATCCCCGCCTCCGGAAGTGGCGCCACGACGGTCTCGCCGCCGTCTCGAAGCTCCCACGCGTCGGAGGGCGTGCGAAGGATCTCGCCACCCGCCTCGAATCGGCGATCAAGACCGCGATCGTGCCCGGCGGGCTGTTCGAAGCGCTCGGCTTCAACTACATCGGGCCGGTGGACGGTCACGATCTCCCGGCGCTCCTCGACCTCTTGCCGAAGGTGCTCGACCGGCGCGGCCCGGTCCTGCTCCACGTCATGACGCGGAAGGGGAAGGGACTCCCGGTCGCCGAAGCGGACCACGAGGGGTTTCACGGCGTCTCACCGTTCGACAAGGTCACCGGTAAGGCGATCGCCGCCGGGGCAGGTTCCTCGCCCGGCTACACCGCGGTCTTCGGCAAGGCGATGCTCGAAGCCGCCGCCGCCTTTCCGCGCATGGTCGCGATCACCGCGGCGATGCCGACCGGGACCGGCTTGAGCGCGTTCCAAGAGCGGTTCCCCGACCGCTTCTACGACGTCGGCATCGCCGAGGCGCACGGCGTGTGCTTCGCGGCCGGTCTCGGCTGCGAGGGCGCCCGGCCGGTCGTCACGATCTACTCGACGTTCCTCCAGCGCGCGTTCGATCAGATCGTCCACGACGTCGCGCTCCAGCACGTGCCGGTCGTCTTCGCGATCGACCGCGCCGGCCTCGTCGGCGCGGATGGCCCGACGCATCACGGCGTCCTCGATCTGAGCTACCTCCGTTGCGTCCCCGGGCTCGTCGTCGCCGCACCGCGCGACGGGAACGAGCTGCGCGATCTGCTGTGGACGGGCCTGTCCCAAGAGGCCGGACCGTTCGCGATCCGCTATCCGCGGGACACGGTGCCGGCCGGCTTCGAGCCGGACCGCGCCCCCCGCGTTCTGACGGTCGGCTCGTGGGAGGTCCTCGCCGAAGGGCGCGACCTCAGCCTCCTCGCCGTCGGCGCCATGGTCGAGACCGCGAAGGCGGCCCGGGAGGCGCTCGCCGTCGCCGGCATCGACGCCGGCCTCGTCAACTGCCGCTTCGTGAAGCCGGTCGACCGTGCGCTCCTCCGCAGCTTCCGCGCGTCGTCGCCGCTCCTCGTCACGATCGAAGAGAACAGCGTCCGCGGCGGGTTCGCCGACGCCGTCACCGAGGCCCTTCTCGAGGACGGAGGCGCGCTCGGGCCGATCCTCGCGCTCGGCCTGCCGGACGCTTTCGTGACGCACGGATCGCGCGGCGAACTGCTCGCCGAGGTCGGTCTCGACGCGGAGGGAATCGCGAGCCGCGTGAGGGCCGCGCTCGCGCGATGA
- a CDS encoding deoxyguanosinetriphosphate triphosphohydrolase: MIDPATQLPLEGASAPYAQTSAATRGRRFPERHHGYRSEYQRDRDRIIHSRAFRRLEYKTQVFVNHEGDHFRTRLTHSIEVSQIGRTVARALGLNEDLVESLALSHDLGHTPFGHLGEAVLDEFMTGHGGFDHNRQTLRIVEYLEERYPDFPGLNLTFEVREGIAKHSGPIDVARAPEFAEYEPDLEPPIEGQIIDAVDEIAYNHHDIDDGLSSGILDEEILAEAIPLYGDPLRRARNQWPDADPRRVRTVALRGVIDVLVTDLIDATSRSIRASGVRSVDEVRRVGRPLAGLSPDVAAANRALKNFLRDHLYQHHRIERMKDKAARVLRSLFSRYLENPKLLPDDTRRRVERFGLHRAIADYIAGMTDRYASEEYRRLFDPAVRV; encoded by the coding sequence GTGATCGACCCCGCGACTCAACTCCCGCTCGAAGGCGCTTCCGCCCCTTACGCGCAGACCAGCGCGGCGACGCGCGGCCGGCGCTTTCCCGAGCGGCACCACGGCTACCGCAGCGAGTACCAGCGCGACCGCGACCGCATCATCCACTCGCGTGCCTTCCGCCGTCTCGAGTACAAGACGCAGGTCTTCGTGAATCACGAGGGCGACCACTTCCGCACCCGTCTGACGCACTCGATCGAGGTGTCGCAGATCGGGCGCACCGTCGCCCGCGCGCTCGGCCTCAACGAAGACCTGGTCGAGTCGCTCGCCTTGTCGCATGACCTGGGGCACACGCCGTTCGGCCATCTCGGCGAGGCGGTCCTGGACGAGTTCATGACCGGGCACGGCGGGTTCGATCACAACCGGCAGACGCTCCGGATCGTCGAGTACCTCGAGGAGCGTTACCCCGACTTCCCCGGGCTCAATCTGACGTTCGAGGTCCGCGAGGGGATCGCCAAGCACTCGGGGCCGATCGACGTCGCGCGCGCACCCGAGTTCGCGGAATACGAGCCCGATCTCGAACCGCCGATCGAAGGCCAGATCATCGATGCGGTCGACGAGATCGCGTACAACCACCACGACATCGACGACGGCCTCTCCTCGGGGATCCTCGACGAGGAGATTCTGGCGGAGGCGATCCCACTCTACGGCGATCCGTTACGGCGCGCGCGGAACCAATGGCCCGACGCCGATCCCCGGCGCGTGCGCACGGTCGCGCTGCGCGGCGTGATCGACGTGCTCGTCACCGACCTGATCGATGCGACGAGCCGTTCGATCCGTGCGTCCGGCGTGCGGTCGGTGGACGAGGTCCGGCGCGTGGGACGCCCGCTCGCGGGGTTGTCTCCGGACGTCGCCGCCGCGAATCGCGCGCTCAAGAATTTCCTCAGAGACCACCTCTACCAGCACCATCGCATCGAGCGGATGAAGGACAAGGCGGCCCGGGTCCTGAGGTCGCTGTTCTCGCGCTACCTCGAGAATCCGAAGCTCCTTCCCGATGACACGCGGCGGCGCGTGGAGCGGTTCGGCCTCCACCGTGCGATCGCCGATTACATCGCCGGCATGACCGACCGTTACGCGAGCGAGGAGTACCGGCGCCTGTTCGACCCGGCGGTTCGGGTCTAG
- a CDS encoding MogA/MoaB family molybdenum cofactor biosynthesis protein, which yields MTHHVHRAEGSLAFGLLTVSDTRTAADDVSGAAMRDLVAGAGHRVYATAIVRDEPDDVRRTIASWSSDPGCDAVVSSGGTGFSGRDRTVEAVAGLFERTIDGFGELFRMLSFHEVGSAAMMSRACAGIVNGTPVFVLPGSPRAVALGLSRLVLPEIGHVVRELRRTT from the coding sequence ATGACCCACCACGTGCATCGGGCCGAGGGCTCGCTCGCGTTCGGCCTCCTCACCGTCAGCGATACGCGCACCGCGGCGGACGACGTGTCCGGAGCGGCGATGCGTGACCTCGTCGCGGGAGCCGGGCATCGGGTCTACGCCACGGCGATCGTCCGCGACGAACCGGACGACGTCCGGCGGACGATCGCCTCGTGGTCGTCCGATCCGGGCTGCGATGCGGTGGTGTCGAGCGGGGGCACCGGGTTCTCCGGACGCGACAGGACGGTCGAGGCGGTCGCAGGACTCTTCGAGAGGACGATCGACGGGTTCGGCGAGCTGTTCCGCATGCTCTCGTTCCACGAAGTCGGGAGCGCCGCGATGATGAGCCGCGCGTGCGCGGGGATCGTGAACGGCACGCCGGTCTTCGTGCTCCCGGGCTCGCCGCGCGCGGTCGCTCTGGGCCTGAGCCGTCTCGTGCTCCCGGAGATCGGGCACGTCGTCCGCGAGCTCCGGCGGACGACCTAG